One window of Desulfovibrio subterraneus genomic DNA carries:
- the ybeY gene encoding rRNA maturation RNase YbeY translates to MMQIRKAHGLSWLLPVSRMELQVCVEAICAAIGHEGASLDLNLVDDAEIAELNSSFLGCDGPTNILSFPSADAESVKEMQKGWHMGWLALSLDTTVREAFLYQQDVTEHAIRLISHGVLHLAGYDHGEEMFDLTDKAAAGALSALATA, encoded by the coding sequence ATGATGCAGATACGAAAAGCCCACGGCCTCTCATGGCTGCTCCCCGTCTCCCGCATGGAACTGCAGGTCTGCGTGGAGGCCATATGTGCCGCCATAGGACACGAAGGTGCCTCGCTGGACCTCAATCTTGTGGACGATGCCGAAATAGCCGAACTGAACAGTTCGTTCCTCGGCTGTGACGGCCCCACCAACATCCTTTCCTTTCCTTCTGCCGATGCCGAATCGGTAAAGGAAATGCAAAAAGGGTGGCATATGGGCTGGCTGGCGCTGTCTCTTGATACGACAGTGCGCGAGGCGTTTCTCTATCAGCAGGATGTTACGGAACATGCCATCAGACTCATATCGCACGGCGTGCTGCACCTTGCCGGATATGACCACGGCGAAGAAATGTTTGACCTGACAGACAAGGCGGCGGCCGGAGCCCTTTCAGCTCTGGCCACCGCCTGA
- a CDS encoding ATP-binding response regulator, which produces MPTPLPVAKKWSRTLHLLPFALFLVLFAGMIIYREWATLDRQLNEKLQAYHSGMLSLRQTLQLQAATAGRSETVRTLLSGSHTAASIINIPPIAPILSPFALEVFDNADIQLATSSQKASLLPAALRKKILLRATVTESRSSDYTTANGSLYLYVTDIIRSGPQGPPMGKLLLSLPITPALLQNLKTQNNVELLATWGTPLEITSTRSGAFSFASTTSSRYLQQPDTSEALPSVVKADGEYHLVRYTILRDTKGTMVATLGAATSLVPLAVYSINIIAASLIFLAAYTAYTITLLKKFDAARKGQNLAIAQLLRNLMPVTLRDGRNASPDIPAIVLEEYNLMVERFGKHEQESSTIKRKFQSIFDNAFEGIFVSSAEGQLLDANPALINMFGCKDKEDILETIRNIATDAYVDASRRDEFKQQLSTYGQVRNFEAEFRRKDGTRFWGLLSARCVSDEKGTLLYEGGLIDTNMQKQRMAEEYRLEADRLFRKARMEMLQELGTLMSEPCNTIAAACNSITDERAQSTPAQITDIIHACQRLHRLADNLQDFARAESGTLMLHEGFCDLHKVLQAAADGSADTGECPTMSFELSPELPIIVSADASRLKQCIRLAVSVHRQHRPCKGVYLTATPAAPLAESDMFNRTLGTRQSIIPILFTLTDSGSAMRTLTPFRSVSDEELTGIHRRFFAALVKQFEGSILSVASSTCGSTSFIIHFRTHKNPGLPLEQEQGVTSHAPPHSETGRSAPPATPEVGIGHNAEDEHESTPPAPRSQRNALAICPDRNDARLMELLLSQLAMACRICPSAHEVRSCLHEPAPDVIFLDLEIPGTNGFKIAGTIHAAMNEKGTPPPPIIAISLHPKELVEKAAAKAGVSAIVTKPVTASKLKAALLTVQTKEAANAAEQPEDRKNNTSGILNPVAGRLELLRRAAANKNPAAIHRMLPGMLNSLPEVVASECAPMSGTMRRNLEQENWKEIMADIERIGALYTNRSGVSV; this is translated from the coding sequence ATGCCTACCCCTTTGCCGGTTGCTAAAAAATGGAGCCGCACCCTCCACCTTCTGCCCTTTGCGCTGTTTCTTGTGCTGTTCGCAGGGATGATCATCTATCGTGAATGGGCAACGCTAGACAGGCAACTGAACGAAAAGCTGCAGGCGTATCATTCAGGCATGCTTTCCCTGCGCCAGACCCTGCAGCTGCAAGCCGCCACAGCAGGCAGATCGGAAACAGTGCGTACCCTGCTGTCAGGCAGTCATACTGCCGCGTCGATCATTAACATTCCCCCAATTGCTCCCATATTGTCCCCCTTCGCCCTTGAGGTGTTCGACAATGCGGACATACAGCTGGCCACGTCGTCTCAGAAAGCCTCTCTGCTCCCCGCCGCGCTGCGCAAAAAAATTCTCCTGCGAGCAACCGTCACGGAATCACGCTCCTCGGACTATACAACAGCCAACGGCAGTCTCTATCTGTACGTGACAGACATTATCCGCTCCGGCCCTCAGGGCCCGCCGATGGGCAAACTGCTTCTCAGTCTGCCGATAACCCCCGCGCTACTGCAAAACCTGAAAACGCAAAACAACGTGGAGCTGCTGGCCACATGGGGAACTCCGCTGGAAATCACATCCACCCGGAGCGGAGCTTTTTCTTTTGCATCCACCACCTCCAGCCGCTACCTGCAGCAGCCTGATACATCAGAAGCGCTTCCCTCGGTGGTTAAAGCCGATGGAGAATATCACCTCGTCCGCTACACCATTCTAAGAGACACGAAAGGCACCATGGTTGCCACGCTGGGGGCTGCCACCAGCCTTGTTCCGCTTGCGGTCTATTCCATCAACATTATTGCTGCCTCGTTGATATTCCTGGCAGCGTACACCGCATACACCATAACCCTGCTCAAAAAGTTCGATGCCGCCCGCAAGGGGCAAAACCTTGCCATAGCGCAGTTGCTGCGCAACCTCATGCCTGTCACACTGCGAGATGGCAGAAACGCTTCGCCGGACATTCCCGCCATCGTGCTGGAAGAATACAACCTTATGGTTGAACGATTCGGCAAACATGAACAGGAAAGCTCCACAATCAAACGGAAGTTTCAGAGCATATTCGACAACGCATTCGAAGGGATCTTCGTCAGCTCGGCTGAAGGGCAACTGCTTGATGCAAATCCGGCTCTGATCAACATGTTCGGTTGCAAAGACAAGGAAGACATCCTCGAAACTATTCGCAACATTGCAACGGATGCCTATGTGGATGCTTCCAGACGGGATGAGTTCAAACAACAGCTTTCAACCTACGGGCAAGTCCGCAATTTTGAGGCGGAATTCCGCAGGAAGGACGGCACCAGATTCTGGGGACTGCTGTCGGCCCGCTGCGTCTCGGACGAAAAGGGGACCCTGCTCTATGAAGGTGGCCTCATAGACACGAACATGCAGAAACAGCGGATGGCCGAGGAATACAGACTGGAAGCGGACCGCCTGTTTCGCAAGGCCAGAATGGAGATGCTGCAGGAACTGGGAACCCTGATGAGCGAACCGTGCAACACCATTGCTGCGGCCTGCAACAGCATTACCGACGAAAGGGCCCAGTCTACCCCGGCGCAGATTACCGACATTATCCATGCATGCCAGCGACTGCACCGCCTTGCAGACAATCTTCAGGATTTTGCACGCGCCGAGTCCGGCACCCTCATGCTCCATGAAGGGTTCTGTGATCTCCACAAGGTTCTGCAGGCAGCGGCTGACGGGTCTGCGGACACAGGTGAGTGTCCGACCATGTCTTTTGAATTGTCACCGGAACTGCCTATCATTGTCTCTGCCGATGCCAGCCGCCTCAAACAATGCATCCGGCTTGCCGTTTCCGTTCATCGGCAACACCGGCCCTGCAAAGGAGTATACCTTACCGCAACGCCGGCGGCACCTTTGGCGGAATCCGACATGTTCAACAGAACACTCGGAACACGCCAATCCATCATCCCCATATTGTTCACGCTGACGGATTCAGGGAGCGCCATGCGCACCCTCACTCCGTTCCGCAGTGTTTCCGATGAAGAGTTGACGGGCATTCACAGAAGATTTTTTGCCGCACTCGTGAAGCAATTTGAAGGCTCCATCCTGTCGGTTGCATCCTCCACGTGCGGCAGCACGTCCTTCATCATCCATTTCCGCACCCACAAAAATCCCGGCCTTCCTCTCGAACAGGAGCAGGGTGTCACGTCACATGCGCCCCCCCACTCTGAAACGGGCCGTTCAGCCCCGCCTGCCACCCCTGAAGTTGGGATTGGGCACAATGCTGAAGACGAACACGAAAGCACACCACCCGCCCCCCGATCACAGCGCAATGCACTGGCAATATGCCCTGACCGGAACGACGCCCGACTGATGGAACTGCTGTTATCGCAGCTCGCCATGGCCTGCCGTATCTGCCCGTCGGCCCATGAAGTGCGCAGCTGCCTGCATGAACCGGCACCGGATGTCATTTTTCTCGATCTCGAAATACCCGGAACAAATGGTTTCAAAATCGCAGGAACCATACATGCAGCCATGAACGAGAAAGGAACGCCTCCTCCCCCCATAATCGCCATATCGCTGCACCCCAAAGAGCTTGTGGAAAAAGCGGCTGCCAAAGCCGGTGTAAGCGCCATTGTTACCAAGCCCGTGACAGCCTCAAAGCTGAAGGCCGCCCTGCTTACGGTGCAAACCAAAGAAGCTGCAAACGCCGCGGAGCAGCCGGAAGACCGGAAGAACAACACTTCCGGCATTCTCAATCCGGTTGCAGGCAGACTGGAACTGCTGAGACGGGCGGCGGCTAATAAAAATCCGGCGGCAATACACCGCATGCTCCCCGGCATGCTGAACAGCCTGCCCGAAGTTGTGGCATCAGAGTGCGCGCCGATGTCCGGCACCATGCGCCGAAATCTTGAGCAGGAAAACTGGAAAGAGATCATGGCGGACATAGAGCGCATTGGCGCGCTCTATACGAACCGTTCCGGCGTATCCGTCTGA
- a CDS encoding DegV family protein → MRVIQAATRRLVEKHGHLNDINVFPVPDGDTGSNMAGTMRNIVSSSAKSIERSIGKMSDVIAESALMSARGNSGVILAQFLCGFSEGVKGLKRISPSDFSNAASTAARRAMESISDPREGTILTVINDWAEHLKENCHKYQNFHELLHDSLERAKVSVRSTTDKLASLKKADVVDAGGLGFVYLLEGIVEFTERGSLKDKGEDYVVVETFNPVQEKVSVDSLEFLYCTECLVIGEAISASALRQRLAPLGDSLIVAGTADKVRVHIHTNEPDTVFAIAAEFGTVSAQKAENMLEQHRRLLADVQQQTGIITDSTCDLPEHLLREYDIQVAPLRLFLNDEEFVDKVTISTEEFNSRLGDSTSAKTSQPAPGDFKRLYEEMQEHYSEVAAVHVMARYSGTMQSSKAVGSMVWSDRLNILDSNTLTGGLGMVVLKAAQRAREGMPAAEIVRLAEEDCANVRVFVSMDTLDFAVRGGRMTRSQGFLARLLNIKPVLEFNSRQQGKVNVVAKALGARRCEDKLFAMLAREVQEHGPCTLQFAITHVNVPEVAERYARRMENEFGMAPLYIMQASPVLGCHSGPGACAVAMLMSPAEQ, encoded by the coding sequence ATGCGCGTTATTCAGGCAGCCACCAGAAGGCTGGTGGAGAAGCACGGACATCTCAATGATATCAACGTGTTTCCTGTGCCCGACGGTGATACCGGCAGCAATATGGCCGGCACCATGCGCAACATCGTCTCAAGCTCGGCAAAGAGCATCGAGCGTTCCATAGGCAAGATGAGCGATGTCATTGCCGAATCTGCACTGATGAGCGCACGGGGAAACTCCGGGGTCATCCTCGCCCAGTTCCTGTGCGGTTTTTCCGAAGGGGTGAAAGGACTCAAGCGCATTTCTCCCTCAGACTTTTCCAATGCGGCCTCTACCGCTGCCCGACGCGCCATGGAGTCCATTTCCGACCCGCGCGAAGGCACAATCCTCACCGTCATCAACGACTGGGCCGAGCATCTGAAGGAAAACTGCCACAAGTATCAGAATTTTCATGAACTGCTGCACGACTCGCTCGAACGCGCCAAAGTGTCTGTCCGCTCCACCACGGACAAGCTCGCATCGTTGAAAAAGGCTGATGTGGTGGACGCAGGCGGCCTCGGATTCGTCTATCTTCTTGAAGGGATAGTCGAATTCACGGAACGCGGCTCCCTGAAAGACAAAGGCGAAGACTACGTGGTTGTCGAGACCTTCAATCCCGTTCAGGAAAAAGTCAGCGTCGATTCGCTGGAGTTCCTCTACTGCACCGAATGCCTCGTCATCGGAGAAGCCATCAGTGCTTCCGCCCTGCGCCAGCGCCTTGCCCCGCTTGGTGACAGCCTTATCGTAGCCGGAACTGCCGACAAGGTGCGTGTGCATATCCACACCAACGAACCTGATACCGTGTTCGCCATAGCCGCAGAATTCGGCACCGTATCTGCACAGAAAGCCGAGAACATGCTGGAACAGCATAGAAGACTGCTTGCCGATGTGCAGCAGCAGACAGGCATTATCACCGACTCCACCTGCGACCTGCCCGAGCACCTGCTGAGAGAATACGATATTCAGGTTGCCCCGCTGCGCCTCTTCCTCAATGACGAAGAATTCGTGGACAAGGTCACCATCTCGACCGAAGAATTCAACTCCCGCCTCGGCGACTCCACTTCCGCAAAGACCTCGCAGCCTGCACCCGGCGACTTCAAACGCCTGTACGAAGAAATGCAGGAACATTACAGCGAAGTGGCCGCAGTGCATGTCATGGCCCGCTACAGCGGTACGATGCAGTCTTCAAAGGCTGTGGGGTCCATGGTCTGGAGCGACCGCCTGAACATTCTGGACAGCAACACCCTTACCGGTGGACTGGGAATGGTTGTCCTCAAGGCGGCACAAAGAGCAAGGGAAGGCATGCCCGCAGCCGAAATAGTCCGGCTTGCGGAAGAAGATTGTGCCAACGTGCGCGTTTTCGTCTCCATGGACACGCTGGACTTTGCCGTTCGCGGTGGGCGCATGACGCGCAGCCAGGGCTTTCTTGCCCGCCTGCTGAATATCAAGCCCGTTCTCGAATTCAACTCCCGCCAGCAGGGCAAGGTGAACGTGGTTGCCAAGGCCCTTGGCGCACGACGCTGCGAAGACAAGCTCTTTGCCATGCTTGCACGCGAAGTGCAGGAACACGGCCCCTGCACCCTGCAATTCGCCATTACCCATGTGAACGTTCCCGAAGTGGCCGAGCGCTATGCACGGCGCATGGAAAACGAATTCGGCATGGCTCCGCTCTATATCATGCAGGCTTCGCCCGTGCTGGGCTGCCACAGCGGACCGGGTGCATGTGCCGTTGCCATGCTCATGTCCCCTGCCGAACAATAG
- a CDS encoding MFS transporter: MSFTFRDTNLPIIFGLTLMVVMGVSSIMPVLPLLARELDAPVETIGLVLTAFTLPGIFLAPVAGILADRFGRKKVLIPGLIIFGLAGAACGLAQTLPTLLTLRFIQGIGAAPLGVLYTTIIGDLYKGKERTRIMGLNAGVLGIGTAIFPALGGLMGELGWHWPFFLPLIALPLCVAVLTHLDLPEPEFKQDLKSYFKSAREIIQSRQAIALFSVTLLTFFILYGPIVTFFPILADTTFDVPPSAIGGLFGASSLATAVASALIGKLSRWFSERTMLCVGHALYIVSMVLIPFTPHYWWMLLPICIFGLAQGFNFPNLTTMLTSLAPIEQRAAIMAVNGTVLRLAQTVAPIFFTLFYWIGDLKAVYFAGAAVSVLMLYITITRVSSTLRH, translated from the coding sequence TTGTCCTTCACATTCAGAGACACGAATCTCCCCATCATCTTCGGCCTGACTCTCATGGTTGTCATGGGCGTTTCCAGCATCATGCCGGTTCTGCCCCTTCTGGCCCGGGAACTTGACGCTCCCGTAGAAACCATCGGCCTTGTTCTCACGGCGTTCACGCTTCCCGGCATCTTCCTTGCTCCCGTTGCGGGCATTCTGGCAGACCGTTTCGGCAGAAAAAAAGTACTCATCCCCGGTCTTATCATATTCGGGCTTGCCGGAGCAGCCTGCGGCCTTGCCCAGACCCTGCCCACCCTGCTGACGCTGCGCTTCATACAAGGCATAGGCGCGGCACCGCTGGGTGTTCTGTATACTACCATCATAGGCGATCTGTACAAAGGCAAAGAGCGCACACGCATTATGGGATTAAATGCCGGAGTGCTCGGCATAGGCACGGCCATATTCCCGGCGCTCGGCGGACTCATGGGTGAACTTGGCTGGCACTGGCCTTTCTTTCTTCCCCTCATCGCCCTGCCGCTCTGCGTCGCCGTACTAACCCATCTGGATCTGCCTGAACCCGAATTCAAACAGGACCTCAAGAGCTACTTCAAATCCGCCAGAGAAATTATCCAGAGCAGGCAGGCCATCGCGCTCTTTTCCGTCACCCTGCTCACATTCTTCATCCTCTACGGCCCCATCGTCACATTCTTTCCCATACTTGCAGACACCACCTTCGATGTTCCCCCCTCAGCCATCGGTGGTCTTTTCGGCGCGTCCTCACTTGCCACGGCCGTCGCTTCCGCCCTCATAGGCAAGCTTTCCCGCTGGTTCAGCGAACGAACCATGCTCTGCGTAGGCCATGCGCTCTACATTGTTTCCATGGTTCTCATTCCCTTCACACCGCATTACTGGTGGATGCTCCTGCCCATCTGTATCTTCGGCCTTGCACAGGGCTTCAATTTTCCCAACCTGACAACCATGCTCACAAGCCTTGCCCCCATCGAACAGCGGGCCGCTATCATGGCCGTCAACGGCACGGTGCTGCGCCTTGCGCAAACCGTAGCCCCCATATTCTTCACCCTCTTTTACTGGATAGGTGACCTGAAGGCTGTCTACTTTGCAGGTGCTGCGGTGTCCGTTCTCATGCTGTACATTACAATAACACGGGTCAGCTCCACCTTGCGCCACTGA
- a CDS encoding methyl-accepting chemotaxis protein — translation MIRDTLYGKVKDGEKMPIDAEYDGIYDFVKAAFVPFVTEYGFEDALLLDDYGRVIFSVTRDNDLGEDLVKGPYRETNLARAWEKAVKGEFVFVDAEAYAPLGGKPAAFMAAPVYSYTGEILGVAALRLPLAHVGHIMSQRAGMGDTGESYLVGQDGIIRSDSRRDVAHHSLAAAARDREQARVDTVAVQRALKGEKGVMVGNSYDGAAYLTAFAPVELQGLNWVLITEITAEEAFAPVTRLRMVTFGLGAVTALLVVAGTWFFLRRAIADPFRRIIAYVQAVSGGNLHAEPQGTFKGEIGQVTQAVSRMVGQLKEKLGFSEGILTGMTMPAVVVDPDNNVSFVNSYFLDMMEFEGRPESYCGKPAATLLQHQEGGRGSTSLAMREQQAVFNVERNWTTARGNARTVRIDCAPLYDLDGQLIGAIALVTDLTDIRIKEAHISEQNSMMLEVAEQAELISANLSNEAEELSRQVEQVGEGARMQIDRVGQTASIIDAMNRELLESARYAENAVTDANTAMRKAEEGTEVMGRTTTAMNRVQNLSENLRESMHQLGAQADAIGGILEVISDIADQTNLLALNAAIEAARAGDAGRGFAVVADEVRKLAERTMAATGEVNKSVRSIQNTAHENIKHTDAAVAAVSEGNSLVVASERSLNEIAELSVSMGEQIQRIAGLSREHSDQHASIIRAFEDIRSVASETGAGMTESEKVVSGLAGNAHELSSLIGKLKQ, via the coding sequence ATGATCAGGGATACACTGTACGGCAAGGTCAAAGACGGCGAAAAGATGCCGATAGATGCCGAGTATGATGGGATTTATGATTTCGTGAAAGCAGCCTTTGTTCCCTTTGTGACGGAATATGGCTTTGAGGATGCCTTGCTGCTGGATGACTACGGAAGGGTGATCTTCTCGGTGACAAGAGATAACGACCTCGGAGAGGATCTGGTCAAAGGTCCCTACCGGGAGACCAATCTCGCCCGCGCCTGGGAAAAGGCAGTAAAGGGCGAGTTTGTTTTTGTGGATGCAGAGGCGTATGCCCCGCTCGGGGGAAAGCCTGCCGCCTTCATGGCTGCTCCTGTATACAGCTACACCGGCGAGATTCTGGGCGTGGCCGCATTGCGGCTGCCGCTTGCGCATGTCGGGCATATCATGTCGCAGCGCGCCGGCATGGGGGATACGGGCGAGTCGTATCTTGTCGGGCAGGACGGCATTATCCGTTCGGATTCACGTCGGGATGTTGCACACCATTCCCTTGCGGCGGCCGCGCGCGACAGGGAGCAGGCAAGGGTTGATACCGTTGCCGTGCAGCGCGCACTGAAAGGGGAGAAGGGAGTGATGGTTGGTAACAGCTATGATGGTGCTGCCTACCTAACGGCCTTTGCACCGGTTGAACTGCAGGGCCTGAACTGGGTTCTGATTACCGAGATTACGGCTGAAGAAGCCTTTGCCCCGGTAACACGGTTGCGCATGGTCACCTTCGGTCTGGGAGCAGTAACCGCTCTGCTGGTCGTTGCGGGAACATGGTTCTTTCTGCGCCGTGCCATTGCCGATCCTTTCCGGCGCATCATCGCCTATGTGCAGGCTGTTTCCGGTGGCAATCTGCATGCAGAACCACAGGGTACCTTCAAGGGAGAAATAGGGCAGGTCACGCAGGCTGTTTCCCGCATGGTGGGACAGCTCAAGGAAAAGCTGGGATTCTCCGAGGGCATTCTCACGGGCATGACCATGCCCGCCGTGGTGGTGGACCCGGACAACAACGTCTCTTTCGTGAACAGCTACTTTCTCGACATGATGGAGTTCGAGGGCAGGCCGGAGAGCTATTGCGGCAAACCCGCAGCTACCTTGCTGCAGCATCAGGAAGGGGGCAGGGGCTCCACTTCGCTGGCCATGCGTGAGCAGCAGGCAGTCTTCAATGTGGAGAGAAACTGGACCACCGCGAGAGGGAACGCCCGTACAGTGCGGATAGATTGCGCACCTCTCTATGATCTTGACGGCCAGCTCATTGGCGCAATCGCGCTGGTGACCGACCTTACGGATATCCGCATCAAGGAGGCGCATATCAGCGAGCAGAATTCCATGATGCTTGAGGTGGCCGAGCAGGCGGAACTGATCAGTGCTAACCTGTCCAACGAAGCGGAGGAACTTTCGCGTCAGGTGGAGCAGGTGGGCGAGGGTGCCCGTATGCAGATTGACCGAGTGGGCCAGACGGCATCCATCATCGACGCCATGAACCGGGAGTTGCTTGAGTCCGCCCGCTATGCGGAAAACGCGGTAACGGATGCCAACACGGCCATGCGCAAGGCCGAGGAAGGCACAGAGGTCATGGGCAGAACGACAACGGCCATGAATCGTGTGCAGAACCTTTCAGAGAACCTGCGGGAAAGCATGCACCAGCTGGGAGCGCAGGCAGATGCCATTGGCGGCATTCTTGAGGTGATCAGCGATATTGCGGACCAGACCAACCTGCTTGCACTGAACGCGGCGATAGAGGCGGCACGGGCCGGTGATGCCGGACGAGGGTTTGCCGTGGTGGCAGATGAAGTTCGAAAACTTGCGGAAAGAACCATGGCCGCCACGGGTGAGGTCAACAAGAGCGTGCGGAGCATACAGAACACCGCCCATGAGAATATCAAGCACACTGATGCGGCTGTTGCAGCCGTGTCGGAAGGCAACTCGCTGGTTGTGGCCTCGGAACGGTCACTGAACGAGATAGCCGAACTGTCCGTTTCCATGGGGGAGCAGATTCAACGTATCGCCGGATTGTCCCGCGAGCACTCCGATCAGCACGCATCCATTATCAGGGCGTTTGAAGACATCCGGTCTGTTGCTTCGGAAACGGGAGCTGGGATGACGGAGTCGGAAAAAGTCGTGAGCGGGCTCGCGGGCAATGCGCATGAGCTGAGTTCGCTGATAGGCAAATTGAAGCAGTAG
- a CDS encoding AMIN domain-containing protein — translation MRNSIFLALVILCTLMVSPSFADKAKKGGHLVPTVIKNMGVTKDGDAELFCLDFSDPRIPDLETIDDESNPRLFFDVIEVKEWKGQSTYEIKGAMIRQVRTGFNNDSKKLRVVLDLNPKYNYNIEPSYDDRYNLFCIAISARSVRQ, via the coding sequence ATGCGCAATAGTATTTTTCTTGCCCTAGTCATTCTTTGCACCCTCATGGTTTCCCCTTCCTTCGCCGATAAGGCAAAAAAGGGCGGACACCTTGTCCCCACAGTCATAAAGAACATGGGGGTAACCAAGGACGGTGATGCAGAGCTCTTCTGCCTTGATTTCAGCGATCCGCGGATACCCGACCTGGAAACCATTGACGATGAGAGCAACCCCCGTCTGTTCTTCGATGTTATCGAAGTAAAGGAATGGAAGGGGCAAAGCACGTATGAGATAAAGGGCGCGATGATCAGACAGGTCCGCACCGGATTCAACAACGACAGCAAGAAGCTGCGTGTGGTTCTGGACCTGAACCCCAAGTACAATTACAATATCGAACCGTCATACGACGACCGGTACAACTTGTTCTGCATCGCCATATCCGCCCGCTCGGTCCGCCAATAA
- a CDS encoding 3D domain-containing protein has product MKNAIHILIILSLGALIILQRQNITSLSSQMKTQQEKITQIQELMESGYTQTVLALKISMANKDTIKSMQRKKIVRVTAYSPRLEETDETPLITASNRKVRHGIVAVSRDLFDQGWVFGRKIYIKKLGIFTIEDLMAGSKRNQIDIFMFDTEQALHFGKRTMEAHLLSDDAGDCPVEETAQLGTDTLYSMN; this is encoded by the coding sequence ATGAAAAACGCAATACACATACTGATCATACTGTCTCTTGGAGCACTTATCATACTCCAAAGACAGAATATTACGTCTCTTTCATCACAGATGAAAACGCAACAAGAGAAAATTACTCAAATTCAAGAACTTATGGAAAGCGGATATACACAAACCGTATTAGCTCTAAAAATAAGCATGGCGAATAAAGACACAATAAAATCCATGCAACGCAAGAAAATTGTACGGGTTACTGCCTACAGCCCGCGCTTGGAAGAAACGGATGAGACGCCACTCATCACAGCGTCGAACCGCAAGGTTCGTCACGGTATCGTGGCTGTCTCGCGCGACCTGTTCGATCAGGGGTGGGTGTTCGGACGCAAGATCTACATCAAAAAACTGGGGATTTTCACCATCGAAGACCTGATGGCAGGCTCAAAGAGAAACCAGATCGATATTTTCATGTTTGACACGGAACAGGCCCTCCACTTCGGCAAACGCACGATGGAGGCGCATCTTCTTTCTGACGATGCCGGCGATTGCCCAGTTGAAGAGACGGCCCAGCTTGGCACCGATACCCTCTACTCCATGAACTGA